One window from the genome of Castellaniella sp. MT123 encodes:
- the rluB gene encoding 23S rRNA pseudouridine(2605) synthase RluB — protein sequence MTAELETKPQPASDSLAGAQPTDSEARTAPGRARGGRKLRTPFRRRRGDETAAAKPADDSPVPDAGSAEEADRALSYLSKTHATAQRLDRYLNSDALMPKLHKVLAEAGVGSRRDMEELIVAGRVSVNGEPAHVGQRVGPDDQVRVNGRLVSRPRAGKLPRVILYHKPAGEIVSHDDPEGRATVFARLPRIRSGKWLSVGRLDLNTEGLLILTTSGELANRLSHPRYGSEREYAVRVLGDLDEPKQAELTSGIQLDDGPAQFNSLDYLGGEGSNRWYRVTLSEGRNREVRRMFQAAGVTVSRLIRTRFGDVILPTNLRRGRWEELDSPLVGALMVQLGLIRAAGDEDEDQVERQPLSHASALPPGFGTPGQNGQNGARLNRRGRVSGGRKSAIDPFTTGLLISGGLANGHPDGGRARPASKPGRGTAKPARSARPPKAAESPRTGRPRKPAPEGSQAQDMGGQVAKGHAGKGRGGKGRAGNDHAGKGHDRPAGESARSRAPKSGQPAAPKTDRRSAKPRKQGGGEHQPQGAHAHESQLGRLGRGR from the coding sequence ATGACAGCAGAACTCGAAACGAAGCCACAACCCGCAAGCGACAGTCTGGCGGGGGCGCAGCCAACTGATTCGGAAGCCCGCACCGCGCCAGGCCGCGCCCGGGGTGGTCGCAAGCTGCGCACGCCGTTTCGTCGCCGTCGTGGGGATGAAACGGCCGCAGCCAAACCGGCTGACGATTCACCGGTGCCGGATGCCGGATCCGCCGAGGAGGCCGACCGGGCGCTGTCCTACCTGAGCAAAACCCATGCGACCGCTCAGCGCCTGGATCGCTACCTGAATAGCGACGCGCTGATGCCCAAGCTGCATAAGGTGCTGGCCGAGGCGGGTGTCGGGTCGCGCCGCGACATGGAAGAACTCATCGTTGCCGGCCGGGTCTCGGTCAATGGCGAGCCCGCGCATGTGGGCCAGCGCGTCGGCCCCGATGATCAGGTGCGCGTCAATGGGCGGCTGGTGTCGCGGCCGAGGGCCGGGAAATTGCCGCGTGTGATCCTGTATCACAAGCCGGCCGGTGAAATCGTCAGCCATGACGACCCGGAAGGGCGTGCGACGGTGTTTGCGCGTCTGCCGCGCATCCGCAGTGGCAAATGGCTGTCGGTGGGGCGTCTTGATTTGAATACCGAAGGCCTGTTGATCCTGACGACGTCGGGCGAACTGGCCAACCGTCTATCGCATCCCCGTTACGGTTCCGAGCGCGAATACGCTGTGCGGGTGTTGGGCGACCTGGATGAGCCGAAGCAGGCTGAACTGACCTCCGGCATCCAGTTGGACGACGGTCCGGCGCAGTTCAATTCGCTCGATTATCTGGGCGGCGAGGGTAGCAACCGGTGGTACCGGGTCACGCTGTCGGAAGGCCGTAACCGGGAGGTCCGGCGCATGTTCCAGGCGGCGGGGGTCACCGTCAGCCGGCTGATCCGCACACGCTTTGGCGATGTGATCCTGCCGACCAATCTGCGGCGTGGCCGGTGGGAAGAACTGGATTCCCCGCTGGTCGGGGCGTTGATGGTGCAGTTGGGGTTGATTCGCGCCGCGGGCGATGAAGATGAGGATCAGGTCGAGCGCCAGCCGCTGTCGCATGCCAGCGCCTTGCCGCCGGGGTTCGGGACGCCGGGTCAGAATGGCCAGAATGGCGCACGTCTGAATCGGCGCGGCCGCGTCTCCGGGGGGCGCAAAAGCGCCATCGACCCATTCACGACGGGCCTGTTGATCAGCGGTGGGCTCGCAAACGGGCATCCGGACGGTGGTAGGGCGCGTCCTGCGTCGAAGCCCGGTCGTGGGACGGCAAAGCCGGCCCGGTCGGCCAGGCCGCCCAAGGCGGCTGAGTCGCCGCGCACGGGCAGGCCGCGCAAGCCAGCCCCAGAGGGATCCCAGGCGCAGGATATGGGCGGACAGGTCGCCAAGGGGCATGCCGGAAAGGGCCGCGGCGGCAAGGGGCGCGCTGGCAATGATCATGCCGGAAAGGGGCATGATCGTCCCGCCGGAGAGTCCGCCCGTTCCCGTGCGCCGAAATCCGGCCAGCCCGCGGCACCGAAGACCGACCGTCGTTCGGCCAAGCCGCGCAAGCAGGGCGGCGGTGAACACCAGCCTCAGGGCGCGCATGCGCATGAGTCCCAGTTGGGCCGCCTGGGGCGGGGGCGTTGA
- the rimP gene encoding ribosome maturation factor RimP — protein sequence MADIFAVTQQALLGFGVELVDVERAPLGVLRVVIDRPEGVRIEDCEQVSRQLSHVFEVENIDYKRLEVSSPGVNRPLRRLADYVRFAGQRIELRLHEPVESRKVFTGTLHVTEQEPPALSLEYEDQTGGLRTLPFSFDDVDRAHLDPVLDFKGKKR from the coding sequence ATGGCGGACATATTTGCGGTCACCCAGCAGGCTCTGCTGGGTTTTGGTGTTGAACTGGTCGATGTGGAACGCGCGCCTCTTGGAGTTTTGCGTGTGGTGATCGATCGCCCCGAAGGGGTGCGCATCGAAGACTGCGAGCAGGTTTCGCGCCAGTTGTCGCATGTCTTCGAGGTCGAAAACATCGATTACAAGCGACTGGAGGTCAGCTCGCCGGGCGTGAACCGGCCGCTGCGCCGCCTGGCCGATTATGTCCGCTTTGCCGGTCAGCGGATCGAACTGCGTCTCCATGAGCCGGTCGAATCCCGCAAGGTCTTTACCGGGACGTTGCACGTGACGGAACAGGAACCCCCCGCCCTCAGTCTGGAATACGAAGACCAGACCGGGGGGCTGCGGACCCTGCCGTTTTCTTTTGACGATGTGGATCGGGCTCACCTGGATCCTGTTCTCGATTTCAAGGGTAAGAAGCGATGA
- the nusA gene encoding transcription termination factor NusA, producing MSREILLLVDALAREKNVEREVVFGALESALASAMKKRFKEDVDIRVAIDRQTGEHEGFRRWLVVPDEAGLQEPDAQELYTDAQDIVPGIEVGEYIEEPLEPIEFGRIGAQAAKQAILQKIRDAEREQVLNDFLDRGESIVSGTVKRLDKGDAIIEIGKVEARLPRTEMIPKENIRSGDRVRAWVLKVDHAARGQQVILSRTAPDFIRELFENEVPEIEQGLLEIKAAARDPGVRAKIAVVAYDKRIDPIGTCVGMRGSRVTAVRNELGGEQVDIVLWADDPAEFVIGALAPAHVESILVDEDKHAMDVVVDEENLPKAIGARGQNVRLASELTGWQINIMTPEESQNRQDTERAALRHTFITKLDVDEEVADILIDEGFTGLEEVAYVPLQELLDIEAFDEETVNELRTRARNALLTEAIAKEERVQTARDLLEIQGMDASLVAKLAENDITTLDDLAELAADELAELTGLSEETASDMIMQARAHWFEDDKA from the coding sequence ATGAGTCGCGAAATTCTTCTATTGGTCGACGCCCTGGCGCGTGAAAAAAACGTCGAACGCGAAGTGGTGTTCGGCGCGCTCGAAAGCGCGCTGGCCTCGGCCATGAAAAAGCGCTTCAAGGAAGACGTGGACATTCGCGTGGCCATCGACCGTCAGACCGGCGAACATGAAGGCTTTCGCCGTTGGCTGGTGGTGCCCGACGAGGCGGGCCTGCAGGAACCCGATGCGCAGGAACTGTACACGGATGCCCAGGACATCGTCCCCGGCATCGAGGTCGGCGAATACATCGAAGAGCCGCTCGAGCCCATCGAATTCGGTCGCATCGGTGCACAGGCGGCCAAGCAGGCGATTCTGCAGAAGATCCGCGATGCGGAACGCGAACAGGTGCTCAACGACTTCCTCGATCGGGGGGAAAGCATCGTCTCCGGCACGGTCAAACGCCTGGACAAGGGCGATGCCATCATCGAGATCGGCAAGGTCGAAGCCCGCTTGCCGCGCACCGAGATGATCCCGAAGGAAAACATCCGCTCGGGCGACCGTGTGCGCGCCTGGGTCCTGAAGGTCGATCATGCCGCGCGTGGCCAGCAGGTCATCCTGTCGCGCACCGCACCCGATTTCATCCGTGAACTCTTCGAAAACGAAGTGCCGGAAATCGAACAGGGTCTGCTCGAAATCAAGGCCGCTGCGCGCGACCCCGGCGTGCGTGCCAAAATCGCTGTCGTGGCGTACGATAAGCGGATCGATCCGATCGGCACATGCGTCGGCATGCGGGGGTCCCGCGTGACGGCCGTGCGTAACGAACTCGGCGGCGAACAGGTCGATATCGTCCTCTGGGCCGATGACCCCGCCGAATTCGTGATCGGCGCCCTGGCGCCTGCGCACGTCGAATCCATCCTGGTGGACGAGGACAAGCACGCCATGGATGTGGTGGTGGATGAGGAAAACCTCCCCAAGGCGATCGGTGCGCGGGGCCAGAATGTGCGGCTCGCGTCCGAACTGACGGGGTGGCAGATCAACATCATGACGCCCGAGGAAAGTCAGAATCGGCAGGATACCGAGCGCGCCGCCCTGCGTCATACCTTCATTACGAAGCTGGACGTGGACGAGGAAGTCGCCGATATCCTGATCGACGAGGGCTTCACCGGGCTCGAGGAAGTCGCCTACGTGCCCTTGCAGGAACTGCTGGACATCGAGGCATTCGACGAGGAAACCGTCAACGAGCTGCGCACCCGTGCACGTAATGCCTTGCTCACCGAAGCAATCGCCAAGGAAGAACGCGTGCAGACCGCCCGCGACTTGCTGGAGATCCAGGGCATGGACGCGTCGCTGGTCGCCAAGCTCGCCGAGAACGACATCACCACACTGGATGATCTGGCCGAGCTGGCGGCCGACGAGCTGGCCGAATTGACCGGTCTGTCCGAGGAAACCGCCAGCGACATGATCATGCAGGCGCGGGCCCACTGGTTCGAGGACGACAAAGCCTGA
- the infB gene encoding translation initiation factor IF-2, with amino-acid sequence MPSNTVAQFAEELNMPANVLLDHFRSAGVQIDSVNADVTEADKSALLESLRRSHGSDSGKKVVLTRRKTSEIHQADSSGRSRTIQVEVRKKRVLVKRDRADLVEPARAEAAQVIAAQQPAALEPSVAAAQPVPEPVAPPVTVPVTPEPLAAAAPMEDQAVAEAQATSPEAPVSQPAAAPVVEAPVQAAAAQAEAAPEAVQSATGSDTPSIEIKQEIVSETPVVESQAAPAKTSVPSTHSHARSDAGSPRQAAARHDTTMPVAAPAATPGKARRAPADSDREQARRAAEAEAAALREMMRQPRKVLRAPETEEPAAAKTLHKPAGKPAPKKETEGKKVIKTADVSSSWSNDGRKKQPSKADTLSAGAGEAWRAGGKGRGGKGGRRQGRRQADHHQEPQQAEFIAREVHVPETISVADLAHKMSVKAAEVIKQLMKLGQMVTINQILDQETAMIVVEELGHKAIAAKLDDPEAFLADTEITEAEALPRAPVVTVMGHVDHGKTSLLDYIRRTKVATGEAGGITQHIGAYSVKTSRGMVAFLDTPGHEAFTAMRARGAQATDIVILVVAADDGVMPQTREAIHHAKAANVPLVVAINKIDKPEANPERVKQELVAEEVVPEEYGGDVPFISVSAKTGQGIDELLENVLLQAEILELKAPVDAPAKGIVIEARLDKGRGPVATILVQSGTLHRGDAVLAGAAFGKVRAMLNDTGKPTNEAGPSTPVEIQGLTEVPAAGDEVMVLTDERKAREIALFRQGKFRDVKLARQQAAKLESMFDNLGEGVRTLPLIVKTDVQGSQEALVQSLLKLSTDEVRVQVVHAAVGGISESDVNLAIASGAVVIGFNVRADQSAKKLAETNDIDLRYYNIIYDAIDDVKNALSGMLAPEKREEVIGMVEIREIFTVSKVGNIAGCMVLEGVVKRDSQVRLLRNHVVHWSGHLESLRRFKDDVKEVKSGFDCGITLRGNNDIQIGDQLEVFEIKEIARSL; translated from the coding sequence ATGCCGAGTAACACCGTCGCCCAATTCGCCGAAGAACTGAACATGCCCGCCAACGTCCTGCTGGATCATTTCCGCTCGGCCGGTGTCCAGATCGATTCGGTGAACGCGGACGTGACCGAAGCAGACAAAAGCGCCTTGCTGGAGTCCCTGCGGCGTTCGCATGGCTCCGACTCGGGCAAGAAGGTCGTGCTGACGCGTCGCAAGACCTCCGAGATTCATCAGGCCGACAGCTCCGGGCGTTCGCGTACCATTCAGGTCGAGGTCCGCAAGAAACGGGTCCTGGTCAAGCGCGATCGCGCCGATCTGGTGGAACCGGCGCGTGCCGAAGCCGCCCAGGTCATCGCGGCGCAGCAACCTGCCGCCCTTGAACCGTCCGTCGCGGCGGCGCAGCCTGTGCCGGAACCGGTAGCGCCCCCGGTGACTGTGCCCGTCACCCCAGAGCCGCTGGCCGCTGCGGCGCCGATGGAAGACCAGGCCGTTGCCGAGGCGCAAGCCACGTCACCGGAAGCTCCGGTCAGTCAGCCGGCTGCGGCTCCCGTGGTGGAAGCACCCGTCCAGGCTGCCGCCGCACAGGCCGAAGCCGCCCCCGAGGCTGTCCAGTCCGCGACCGGGTCGGACACACCGTCCATTGAGATCAAGCAGGAAATCGTGAGCGAAACCCCTGTCGTCGAGTCGCAGGCCGCGCCTGCCAAGACGTCTGTCCCCTCCACACATTCACATGCGCGCTCCGATGCGGGATCGCCGCGTCAGGCTGCTGCCCGTCATGACACGACGATGCCCGTCGCGGCACCCGCCGCGACGCCAGGCAAAGCGCGTCGTGCGCCGGCCGACTCGGACCGCGAGCAGGCTCGCCGTGCCGCCGAAGCCGAAGCCGCCGCTTTGCGCGAGATGATGCGTCAGCCCCGCAAGGTCCTGCGCGCTCCCGAAACAGAAGAGCCCGCCGCCGCCAAGACGCTGCACAAGCCCGCAGGCAAGCCTGCGCCAAAAAAGGAAACCGAAGGCAAGAAGGTCATCAAGACCGCCGACGTTTCGTCCAGCTGGTCCAACGATGGCCGCAAGAAGCAGCCCTCCAAGGCCGACACGCTGTCGGCGGGGGCGGGCGAAGCCTGGCGCGCCGGCGGTAAGGGCCGAGGCGGCAAGGGCGGTCGCAGGCAAGGGCGCCGTCAGGCGGACCACCACCAGGAACCGCAACAGGCCGAGTTCATCGCGCGCGAAGTCCATGTCCCGGAAACCATCTCCGTGGCCGATCTGGCGCACAAGATGTCCGTCAAGGCCGCCGAGGTCATCAAGCAGTTGATGAAGCTGGGCCAGATGGTCACCATCAACCAGATTCTGGACCAGGAAACGGCGATGATCGTGGTCGAGGAACTTGGCCACAAGGCAATTGCGGCCAAACTCGACGACCCCGAAGCCTTCCTGGCCGATACCGAGATCACCGAGGCGGAAGCCTTGCCGCGCGCGCCGGTCGTCACGGTCATGGGCCACGTCGATCACGGCAAGACCTCGCTGCTGGACTACATCCGCCGCACCAAGGTCGCCACCGGCGAGGCGGGCGGCATCACTCAGCATATCGGGGCCTATAGCGTCAAGACCAGCCGCGGCATGGTGGCCTTCCTGGATACCCCGGGCCACGAGGCCTTTACGGCCATGCGGGCGCGCGGTGCGCAGGCGACCGACATCGTCATTCTGGTGGTCGCGGCTGACGACGGCGTCATGCCCCAGACGCGCGAGGCCATCCACCACGCCAAGGCGGCCAATGTGCCGCTGGTGGTTGCGATCAACAAGATCGACAAGCCCGAAGCCAACCCGGAACGCGTCAAGCAGGAACTGGTTGCCGAGGAAGTCGTTCCCGAGGAATACGGCGGCGACGTGCCCTTCATCTCTGTGTCCGCGAAGACCGGCCAGGGGATCGACGAACTGCTGGAAAACGTGCTGTTGCAGGCCGAGATCCTGGAACTGAAGGCGCCGGTCGACGCACCCGCCAAGGGCATCGTCATCGAAGCCCGGCTGGACAAAGGCCGTGGTCCTGTGGCCACGATTCTGGTGCAAAGCGGCACCTTGCATCGCGGCGACGCGGTGCTGGCCGGCGCGGCCTTTGGCAAGGTGCGCGCGATGCTGAACGACACCGGCAAGCCGACCAACGAAGCCGGTCCTTCGACGCCGGTCGAGATCCAGGGCCTGACCGAGGTACCGGCCGCCGGTGACGAGGTCATGGTCCTGACGGATGAGCGCAAGGCCCGCGAAATCGCCTTGTTCCGCCAAGGCAAGTTCCGCGACGTGAAGCTCGCCCGCCAGCAGGCCGCCAAGCTCGAATCCATGTTCGACAACCTGGGCGAGGGTGTGCGCACGCTGCCGTTGATCGTCAAGACCGACGTGCAGGGCTCTCAGGAAGCCCTGGTGCAGTCCCTGCTCAAACTGTCCACAGACGAAGTCCGGGTGCAGGTGGTACACGCCGCAGTGGGCGGCATCTCCGAAAGCGACGTCAATCTGGCGATCGCATCGGGTGCGGTCGTCATCGGTTTCAACGTGCGTGCCGACCAGTCCGCCAAGAAACTCGCCGAGACCAACGACATCGATCTGCGTTACTACAACATCATCTATGACGCGATCGACGACGTGAAGAATGCGTTGTCGGGCATGCTCGCGCCGGAAAAGCGCGAAGAAGTCATCGGCATGGTGGAAATCCGCGAGATCTTCACGGTCTCCAAGGTGGGCAACATTGCAGGTTGTATGGTCCTCGAAGGGGTGGTCAAACGCGATTCGCAGGTCCGCCTGTTGCGCAATCACGTCGTTCACTGGTCCGGCCACCTGGAATCCCTGCGTCGCTTCAAGGACGACGTCAAGGAAGTCAAGTCCGGCTTTGATTGCGGTATCACGCTGCGGGGCAACAACGACATCCAGATCGGCGATCAGCTCGAAGTCTTCGAAATCAAGGAAATTGCCCGCTCGCTCTGA
- the rbfA gene encoding 30S ribosome-binding factor RbfA, with protein MGRHKSKPNPGRNTRLADQIQQDLAALVQRELDVARAGLITLTGVDLSADYAHAKVYFTVLGAEPDAAAQALNEKAGWLHSQLFKLLHIHTVPTLRFVHDVQLARGIELTQLIDRANRPQAGASEIPELEDPDGQP; from the coding sequence ATGGGTCGTCATAAATCCAAACCGAATCCCGGCCGCAATACGCGCCTGGCCGACCAGATCCAGCAGGATCTGGCGGCCCTGGTGCAGCGCGAGCTCGATGTGGCGCGCGCGGGCCTGATCACGCTGACCGGCGTCGATCTGTCGGCCGATTATGCGCATGCCAAAGTGTATTTCACGGTGCTGGGTGCCGAACCCGACGCCGCAGCCCAGGCCCTGAACGAAAAGGCCGGCTGGCTGCACTCGCAGCTCTTCAAGCTGCTGCATATTCACACGGTCCCCACGCTGCGATTCGTGCACGACGTGCAGCTGGCGCGTGGGATCGAACTCACCCAACTGATTGATCGGGCCAATCGTCCCCAGGCGGGCGCATCGGAAATTCCCGAGCTCGAAGACCCGGACGGCCAGCCCTGA